A section of the Dyella jiangningensis genome encodes:
- a CDS encoding cytochrome c — MKIGRIIGALVGLIVLVGIVFTAYALLTVTQGGDENAKQPSVAGAPADITDPKARGEYLTRAADCAACHTVPGGQPFAGGVPFKLPFGTLYSSNITADKDTGIGKWSDDDFVRAMHAGVDKDGHPLYPAFPYTSYTALSRDDILAIKAYLFSLPVAHAPARANELSFPYNQRWAISLWNAMFLKKQRFEPQAGKPEAWNRGAYLATALGHCGECHTPRNAAFALKHGEALAGAELQGWKAYNITSDKDHGVGAWTDQELADYLAKGHAAGRGTASGPMGEVVENSLQYLTPADLSALVAYLRDVPARQGGVSTAPAATAAAPATANATAGLGEQLFVGACAGCHLDNGQGRQSEYASLAGMRSVRDPHATNLTQIVLGGSRLSVGNQHAFMPSFGEAYTDAEIAALSNYVLSHFGGQPGTLSASDVAERRKGQ; from the coding sequence ATGAAGATCGGGCGCATCATCGGTGCACTCGTCGGCCTGATCGTGCTGGTGGGCATCGTCTTCACCGCCTATGCCCTGCTCACCGTGACGCAGGGCGGCGACGAGAACGCGAAACAGCCGTCCGTGGCGGGCGCGCCCGCCGATATCACCGACCCGAAGGCGCGCGGCGAATACCTCACGCGTGCGGCCGATTGCGCGGCCTGCCACACCGTGCCCGGCGGCCAGCCCTTTGCCGGCGGCGTGCCGTTCAAGCTGCCGTTCGGCACCCTCTATTCCTCCAACATCACCGCGGACAAGGACACCGGCATCGGCAAATGGAGCGATGACGATTTCGTGCGCGCGATGCATGCCGGCGTCGACAAGGACGGCCATCCGCTGTATCCGGCGTTTCCGTATACCTCGTACACCGCGCTGAGCCGCGACGACATCCTCGCCATCAAGGCCTACCTCTTCAGCCTGCCTGTCGCGCATGCGCCCGCCCGGGCCAACGAACTGTCGTTCCCGTACAACCAGCGCTGGGCCATCAGCCTGTGGAACGCGATGTTCCTGAAGAAGCAGCGCTTCGAGCCGCAAGCTGGCAAGCCGGAAGCGTGGAATCGAGGCGCCTACCTCGCCACCGCCCTTGGTCATTGCGGCGAGTGCCACACGCCGAGAAACGCCGCGTTCGCGTTGAAGCATGGCGAAGCGCTCGCCGGCGCCGAACTGCAAGGCTGGAAGGCCTACAACATCACCTCCGACAAGGACCACGGGGTTGGCGCGTGGACCGATCAGGAGCTGGCCGATTACCTCGCCAAGGGACACGCCGCCGGCCGCGGCACGGCCTCCGGGCCGATGGGCGAAGTGGTGGAGAACAGCCTGCAGTACCTCACGCCGGCCGATCTTTCCGCGCTGGTTGCCTATCTACGCGACGTGCCTGCGCGTCAGGGCGGCGTTTCCACGGCTCCCGCCGCCACGGCCGCTGCACCGGCAACAGCCAACGCAACGGCGGGATTGGGCGAGCAGCTGTTCGTCGGCGCCTGTGCCGGCTGCCATCTCGACAACGGACAAGGACGACAGAGCGAATACGCCTCGCTCGCGGGCATGCGCTCCGTGCGGGACCCACACGCCACCAACCTCACGCAGATCGTGCTTGGCGGCTCGCGCTTGAGCGTCGGAAACCAGCATGCCTTCATGCCCTCGTTCGGCGAGGCTTATACCGACGCCGAGATCGCCGCGCTGTCCAACTACGTGCTGAGCCACTTCGGCGGCCAGCCGGGCACGCTCAGCGCGTCGGACGTGGCTGAACGCAGGAAGGGACAGTAG